The genomic stretch CTTATGGTATTGGCGACTTAGGTAATGGCGCTTATCGCTTCGTAGATTTTTTGGCAAAAGCAGATCAACAAGTATGGCAAATACTACCTTTAGGCCCTACAGGAGCAGGAAATTCTCCCTATTTAGCCTATTCTGCCTTAGCGGGAAACCCTTTAATGATTAGCCTTGATATTCTTTATGGAGACGAATTATTAACAGAAGAAGACTTAGAAACCGTTAAAGAAATTTTTGAAGTACTAAATCCCTCCAGAGTCAATTTTGACTTAGTTATCAAAGAAAAATATCCTTTATATCGCAAGGCTTTTGAGGCGTTTCAAACGAAAGAAGAAGATGAGTATAAACAAGAATTTAACCAATTTTGTGAGGACTATAGTTACTGGCTAGAAGATTATTCCCTTTACATGGCTTTAAAAGACTATCATCAAGGTAAGGCTTGGTTTCAATGGGATGAGTCGATCGCAAAACGTAATCCAGATGCAATTCATACATGGCAAATGAAATTAGGTCATGAAATGTATTATCATAAGTTTCTGCAATTTAGTTTCTTTAAACAATGGAGTAACTTAAAACAATATGCTAACGAAAAGGGCGTTAAAATTTTTGGAGATATTCCCATTTATGTTGCTCATGATAGTGTGGATGTATGGGCAAATCAAGAGATTTTCTGTTTAGATGCAAAAACTGGGGCGGCGGCTTTAATGGCAGGTGTTCCACCTGACTACTTTAGTGAGACTGGTCAATTATGGGGCAATCCTGTTTACGATTGGGAAGTGTTAGAAGAAAATAATTTTGCATGGTGGATACAACGCATTAAAGGAATGTTAGAATATGTTGACATTATGCGTATTGACCATTTTAGAGGTTTTGAAGGTTACTGGGCTGTACCTGAAGGAGAAACTACTGCCATTAACGGTGAATGGTTAACCGCCCCCGGAGATAAGTTTTTTGGCATTTTAAAAGAGGAGTTGGGTGCTTTACCCATAATTGCCGAGGATTTAGGAGTTATCACCCCAGAAGTGGAAGCATTACGAGATAAATATGAGTTTCCGGGTATGAAAGTTCTACATTTTGCCTTTGATTCCGATCGAGCTAATGGTTTTCTCCCCTATAATTACGTTAACCGTAACTGTGTGGTTTATACAGGCACTCATGATAAT from Geminocystis sp. NIES-3709 encodes the following:
- the malQ gene encoding 4-alpha-glucanotransferase, which produces MFDRRLSGILLHPTSLPSAYGIGDLGNGAYRFVDFLAKADQQVWQILPLGPTGAGNSPYLAYSALAGNPLMISLDILYGDELLTEEDLETVKEIFEVLNPSRVNFDLVIKEKYPLYRKAFEAFQTKEEDEYKQEFNQFCEDYSYWLEDYSLYMALKDYHQGKAWFQWDESIAKRNPDAIHTWQMKLGHEMYYHKFLQFSFFKQWSNLKQYANEKGVKIFGDIPIYVAHDSVDVWANQEIFCLDAKTGAAALMAGVPPDYFSETGQLWGNPVYDWEVLEENNFAWWIQRIKGMLEYVDIMRIDHFRGFEGYWAVPEGETTAINGEWLTAPGDKFFGILKEELGALPIIAEDLGVITPEVEALRDKYEFPGMKVLHFAFDSDRANGFLPYNYVNRNCVVYTGTHDNDTTVGWFEKRSFSEKKRVVDFLGGIDNEGIHWSLIRLALSSVANLAIFPAQDLLGLGSSAKMNTPGTIEDNWSWRYVEGVFTHDISDHLKYLTYLYGREPFN